One stretch of Nicotiana tabacum cultivar K326 chromosome 18, ASM71507v2, whole genome shotgun sequence DNA includes these proteins:
- the LOC107797262 gene encoding uncharacterized protein LOC107797262 isoform X2: MENSTVQSQRSMSSISISNSLAQHGGTGSASNNNEFVNQGYLLWNQSRLQWLASKKPENRIVEEPMLNWNVSYESLFGTNKRFPQPIPLSDMVDFLADIWEHEGLYD, from the exons ATGGAGAACAGTACCGTTCAATCTCAAAGGAGCATGTCTTCCATCAGTATCTCAAATAGCCTCGCTCAACACGGTGGCACTGGCAGTGCTAGCAACAATAATGAATTCGTAAATCAGG GCTATCTTCTTTGGAACCAGTCCAGACTTCAGTGGCTAGCAAGTAAAAAGCCCGAGAACCGAATAGTTGAAGAACCCATGTTAAA TTGGAATGTTTCTTATGAAAGCTTATTTGGGACTAACAAGCGTTTTCCTCAACCAATTCCTCTCTCG GACATGGTCGACTTTCTTGCTGATATTTGGGAGCACGAGGGTTTGTACGATTAA
- the LOC107797262 gene encoding uncharacterized protein LOC107797262 isoform X1, producing the protein MFRHMMIYTSFSAWISHFLACMGGCFGCCSKSHPIIAVDEPSKGLRIQGKLVRKPSISDDFWSTSTCEMENSTVQSQRSMSSISISNSLAQHGGTGSASNNNEFVNQGYLLWNQSRLQWLASKKPENRIVEEPMLNWNVSYESLFGTNKRFPQPIPLSDMVDFLADIWEHEGLYD; encoded by the exons atgtTTAGACATATGATGATTTACACTTCTTTCAGTGCTTGGATCAGTCACTTTCTAGCTTGCATGGG AGGTTGTTTTGGTTGCTGTTCCAAATCTCATCCAATTATTGCTGTGGATGAACCATCTAAAGGACTGAGAATTCAAGGAAAGTTGGTGAGAAAACCGAGTATATCAGATGATTTTTGGAGCACAAGTACATGTGAGATGGAGAACAGTACCGTTCAATCTCAAAGGAGCATGTCTTCCATCAGTATCTCAAATAGCCTCGCTCAACACGGTGGCACTGGCAGTGCTAGCAACAATAATGAATTCGTAAATCAGG GCTATCTTCTTTGGAACCAGTCCAGACTTCAGTGGCTAGCAAGTAAAAAGCCCGAGAACCGAATAGTTGAAGAACCCATGTTAAA TTGGAATGTTTCTTATGAAAGCTTATTTGGGACTAACAAGCGTTTTCCTCAACCAATTCCTCTCTCG GACATGGTCGACTTTCTTGCTGATATTTGGGAGCACGAGGGTTTGTACGATTAA